The stretch of DNA TCGGCGAGGTGGTCACCGGCATCGTGCAGCACATTGACAAGGGCACGATTATCGTCAATCTGCAGGGGGCCGAAGCCGTGGTGCCGCACAAGGAGCAGATCCCGCGCGAGCGCTTCCGTCAGGGCGACCGCATCCGCGCCTACATCGCCGACGTGCAGCCCAATATGAAGGGGCCGCAGATCATCCTGTCGCGCGCGCACCCGGGCCTGTTGCTGAAACTGTTCGAATTGGAAGTGCCGGAGATTTTCGAGAAGATCGTCGAGATCAAGGCGGTCTCGCGCGAACCCGGCGAGCGGTCGAAGGTCGCGGTGCATTCGATCGACGACCGTGTCGATCCGGTCGGCGCCTGCGTCGGCGTCAAGGGCGTGCGCGTGCAGTCGATCGTGCGCGAACTGGCCAACGAGCGCATCGACATCGTGCCGTGGGATCCGGATCCGGAGACCTTCGTGGCCCGGGCGCTGGCCCCTGCGCGCGTGGTGCAGATCGTCAACGTCGACTACGACAACAAGGAAATGACCGTCATCGTCGACGACGAAAAATTGTCGCTGGCGATCGGGCGCAACGGGCAGAACGCCCGTCTGGCGGCCAAACTGACCGGCTGGAAGATCACGATCCGCTCCGAATCGCAGTATTTGGCGCAGCGCACCCGCGCGCTGGAGACCGCCACGCCGCTGGATCAGTTGCCCGGCATCGGCGACGCCACCAAGGAGCGCCTCGAAGCCGCCGACATCAAATCGATCGAGACGCTGGCCACCAAGACGCCCGCCGATCTGGTCTCCATCGAGGGGATCGGGCCCAAGACCGCCGACAAGCTGGTCGAGGCGGCGCAGGAGTTTGTCGCCCAGCAGCTCTCCGCGCAGATGGTGGTCGAGCCGGACGGCACCGTTCGCTCGCGTGTCGGCGATGAACTCTTCGACGACACCGTGGGCGAGGACGAGGAAGAGACCGAAGAGCACGAGGATGAGGAAGAGACTGAGGACGATTCGCCCAAGCGCGGGCGTCCCGGCAAAGCGGATGAGGAATAGTCCCGGCGCGTCACGGACGGGACGCGTCGCTCTGTAGCGCAATCGCAAAGGAACCGCCAACTCATGGCCAGCAAACGCCTCTTTGAAGTCGCACGCGAGCACAACCTGTCAGCCGAAGCGCTGATGGCGATGGTCAACCGGCTGGGATTCAATGTCCGCAGCCATATGAGCGTCGCCACCGACGAAGTGCTCGAGGCGATTGAGGCCGAGTTTGACAAGCAGAAAGAGTCGCTGAAAGCCGAGATTGCGGCCCGCGAGAAGAAGACGCGCGAGCGCAAGCAGAAGGCGAAGGAAGCGGCCGAAGCCGAGGCGCGT from bacterium encodes:
- the nusA gene encoding transcription termination factor NusA, with the protein product MAIEFDIMEVVHQITKSKNLDQEYVLETIKEGLMTAARKRFGDADNIQVHIDRREGEIYMVALKTVVGYVQDPQHEISLVEAQEIDEESEIGDEMEIELPFEEFGRNAIAATKQILVQRIREREREQVYAEYKDRVGEVVTGIVQHIDKGTIIVNLQGAEAVVPHKEQIPRERFRQGDRIRAYIADVQPNMKGPQIILSRAHPGLLLKLFELEVPEIFEKIVEIKAVSREPGERSKVAVHSIDDRVDPVGACVGVKGVRVQSIVRELANERIDIVPWDPDPETFVARALAPARVVQIVNVDYDNKEMTVIVDDEKLSLAIGRNGQNARLAAKLTGWKITIRSESQYLAQRTRALETATPLDQLPGIGDATKERLEAADIKSIETLATKTPADLVSIEGIGPKTADKLVEAAQEFVAQQLSAQMVVEPDGTVRSRVGDELFDDTVGEDEEETEEHEDEEETEDDSPKRGRPGKADEE